Proteins co-encoded in one Pyxidicoccus xibeiensis genomic window:
- a CDS encoding MBL fold metallo-hydrolase: MLFRQLFDAETSTYTYLLADEATREAALIDPVLEQVERDLRLVEELGLKLTRVLETHVHADHVTGAGVLRERTGATVVASARGAPCVSRKVGHGDVVRLGGLELHVLETPGHTDDSLSYLCEGRLFTGDALLIRGTGRTDFQNGDAGQLHDSITRHLFTLPEETAVYPGHDYAGHAMSTIGEEKRHNPRLARRTRESFIAFMKGRQLPPPKKLDVAVPANRACGLGKPLLQT, encoded by the coding sequence ATGCTGTTCCGACAGCTCTTCGACGCCGAGACCTCGACCTATACGTATCTCCTCGCGGACGAGGCCACACGTGAGGCGGCGCTCATCGACCCGGTGCTGGAGCAGGTGGAGCGCGACCTGCGGCTCGTGGAGGAGCTGGGCCTGAAGCTGACGCGGGTGCTGGAGACGCACGTCCACGCCGACCACGTCACCGGCGCGGGCGTGCTGCGCGAGCGGACGGGCGCCACGGTGGTGGCTTCCGCGCGGGGCGCGCCATGCGTGAGCCGGAAGGTGGGCCATGGCGACGTCGTGCGCCTGGGCGGCCTGGAGCTCCACGTATTGGAGACGCCGGGCCACACCGACGACAGCCTCAGCTACCTGTGCGAGGGCCGGCTCTTCACCGGTGACGCGCTGCTCATCCGAGGCACCGGCCGCACCGACTTCCAGAACGGAGACGCGGGCCAGCTCCACGACTCCATCACCCGCCACCTCTTCACGCTGCCGGAAGAGACCGCGGTGTACCCGGGCCACGACTACGCCGGACACGCCATGTCCACCATCGGCGAGGAGAAGCGCCACAACCCGCGCCTGGCCAGGAGGACGCGGGAGTCCTTCATCGCCTTCATGAAGGGCCGCCAGCTCCCGCCGCCGAAGAAGCTGGACGTGGCGGTGCCCGCCAACCGGGCCTGCGGCCTCGGCAAGCCCCTGCTCCAGACCTGA
- a CDS encoding NAD(P)/FAD-dependent oxidoreductase gives MHTSEECRREAPVTSARPGHERYRVLIIGGGTAGISVAARLARAGQKDVAVLEPSRHHYYQPLWTLVGAGEARVEDTVRDEARLIPRGVRWLQDAAEEVDPARSEVRTRGGLRVGYDFLVVAPGIQLDWDEVAGLRDALETEHVSSNYDVRLAPKTWQLLQRFQGGTALFTHPATPVKCAGAPQKIMYLAADHFRRTGVAERSKVIFGSGAKALFGVKPFAAVLEGVVKRYGIDARFEHDLVAVDGGKREATFQVPRDGKQERVTVPYDLLHVTPPQSAPDFIKRSALAWREGACAGWVKADKHTLQHPDFPNVFALGDASDLPTSRTGAAVRKQAPVLVDNLLSVMAGRAPSARYDGYASCPLTTGYGKLLLAEFDYDGKPAPSFPLIDTLQERRDMWLMKKYGLPHLYWSLMMRGRA, from the coding sequence ATGCACACGAGCGAGGAGTGCCGCCGGGAAGCCCCGGTGACTTCGGCCCGGCCCGGCCATGAGCGCTACCGCGTCCTCATCATCGGCGGAGGGACGGCGGGAATCTCCGTGGCCGCCCGGCTGGCGCGTGCGGGGCAGAAGGACGTCGCCGTGCTGGAGCCCTCGCGGCACCACTACTACCAGCCGCTGTGGACGCTGGTCGGCGCCGGCGAGGCCCGCGTCGAGGACACCGTGCGCGACGAAGCCCGCCTCATCCCGCGCGGCGTGAGGTGGCTCCAGGATGCCGCCGAGGAGGTGGACCCCGCGCGGAGCGAGGTGCGCACGCGAGGCGGCCTGCGCGTCGGCTACGACTTCCTCGTCGTCGCACCGGGCATCCAGCTCGACTGGGACGAGGTGGCGGGACTGCGCGACGCACTGGAGACGGAGCACGTCAGCAGCAACTACGACGTGCGGCTCGCGCCGAAGACGTGGCAGCTGCTCCAGCGGTTCCAGGGCGGCACGGCCCTCTTCACCCACCCGGCGACTCCGGTGAAGTGCGCCGGTGCGCCGCAGAAAATCATGTACCTCGCCGCGGACCACTTCCGCCGCACCGGCGTCGCCGAGCGCTCGAAGGTCATCTTCGGCTCGGGCGCGAAGGCCCTCTTCGGCGTGAAGCCCTTCGCCGCCGTGCTGGAGGGCGTGGTGAAGCGCTACGGCATCGACGCGCGCTTCGAGCATGACCTCGTCGCCGTGGATGGAGGGAAGCGCGAGGCCACCTTCCAGGTTCCTCGCGACGGAAAGCAGGAGCGCGTCACCGTCCCGTACGATTTGCTCCACGTCACCCCGCCGCAGAGCGCGCCGGACTTCATCAAGCGCAGTGCGCTCGCCTGGCGTGAGGGCGCATGCGCCGGCTGGGTGAAGGCGGACAAGCACACGCTCCAGCACCCGGACTTCCCCAACGTCTTCGCCCTGGGTGACGCGTCGGACCTGCCCACCAGCCGCACCGGGGCCGCCGTGCGAAAGCAGGCGCCGGTGCTGGTGGACAACCTCCTGTCCGTCATGGCCGGCCGGGCGCCCTCCGCCCGCTACGACGGCTACGCGTCCTGCCCGCTCACCACGGGGTACGGGAAGCTGCTGCTCGCCGAGTTCGACTACGACGGCAAGCCCGCGCCCAGCTTCCCGCTCATCGACACGCTCCAGGAGCGGCGCGACATGTGGCTGATGAAGAAGTACGGCCTGCCCCACCTCTACTGGTCGCTGATGATGCGCGGCCGGGCCTGA
- a CDS encoding sigma-54 interaction domain-containing protein, producing the protein MPHSRPAAPSRLVLPALDALAGPVLLVDGAGQVATLTPALEAKLGGTLRAGTPLAEVLVPHGGAERLDALLTGDRESPARLHVGGRGHAVRVRAVALTEGGRVLGHALLVSVDSARDAAGQAELFHGVWTQDAELKRIFRIVEKVARTESSVLVRGESGTGKELIARALHTLSPRSKGPFRAINCAALPPNLLESELFGHVRGAFTGAVRDSPGHFRLADRGSLFLDEVAEMPLDLQAKMLRVLETRTVIPVGGREPVPVDVRIIAATHRALRREVEAGRFRADLMYRLRVVPLFLPTLRERPGDILPLARRFLDELHQRGSRRVERFSPGARRLLEGHPWPGNVRELRNVMEYAYVIGEGPVVREADLPPEFSEQKRGGGSPDVPGGPDASLDPERVRAALARTGGNRSEAARLLGISRVTLWRRLRELDPNGAR; encoded by the coding sequence ATGCCCCACTCCCGCCCTGCCGCCCCGTCCCGACTCGTGCTGCCCGCCCTGGATGCCCTCGCGGGCCCCGTGCTCCTCGTCGACGGCGCGGGGCAGGTGGCCACCCTCACCCCCGCGCTGGAGGCGAAGCTCGGCGGCACCCTGCGCGCGGGCACACCCCTGGCGGAGGTGCTCGTGCCCCACGGCGGCGCCGAGCGCCTCGACGCCCTGCTGACCGGGGACCGCGAGTCGCCCGCCCGGCTGCACGTGGGAGGGCGGGGGCACGCGGTGCGGGTGCGCGCGGTGGCGCTGACGGAGGGAGGGCGCGTGCTCGGCCATGCCCTCCTCGTGAGCGTGGACTCCGCGCGCGACGCGGCCGGACAGGCCGAGCTGTTCCACGGCGTGTGGACACAGGATGCCGAGCTCAAGCGCATCTTCCGCATCGTCGAGAAGGTGGCCCGCACCGAGTCGAGCGTCCTGGTGCGCGGCGAGTCCGGCACCGGCAAGGAGCTCATCGCCCGCGCGCTGCACACGCTGTCGCCTCGCAGCAAGGGCCCCTTCCGGGCCATCAACTGCGCGGCGCTGCCGCCCAACCTGCTGGAGAGCGAGCTGTTCGGCCACGTGCGTGGCGCCTTCACCGGCGCGGTGCGCGACAGCCCGGGGCACTTCCGGCTGGCGGACCGGGGCTCGCTCTTCCTGGACGAGGTGGCGGAGATGCCGCTGGACCTCCAGGCGAAGATGCTGCGCGTGCTGGAGACGCGCACCGTCATCCCCGTGGGAGGCCGCGAGCCCGTGCCAGTGGACGTGCGCATCATCGCCGCCACGCACCGCGCCCTGCGCCGGGAGGTGGAGGCCGGCCGCTTCCGCGCGGACCTGATGTACCGCCTGCGCGTGGTGCCCCTCTTCCTGCCCACGCTGCGCGAGCGGCCGGGAGACATCCTCCCGCTGGCGAGGCGCTTCCTGGACGAGCTGCACCAGCGGGGCTCGCGCCGCGTGGAGCGCTTCTCCCCCGGAGCCCGCCGCCTGCTGGAGGGCCACCCGTGGCCGGGCAACGTGCGCGAGCTGCGCAACGTCATGGAGTACGCCTACGTCATCGGCGAGGGCCCGGTGGTGCGAGAGGCGGACCTGCCGCCCGAGTTCTCCGAGCAGAAGCGCGGCGGTGGCAGCCCGGACGTGCCTGGCGGTCCGGACGCCTCGCTGGACCCGGAGCGGGTGCGCGCGGCGCTCGCCCGGACGGGAGGCAATCGCTCCGAGGCCGCGCGCCTGCTCGGCATCAGCCGCGTGACGCTGTGGCGCCGGCTGCGTGAGCTGGACCCGAACGGCGCTCGGTGA